In endosymbiont of unidentified scaly snail isolate Monju, the following are encoded in one genomic region:
- a CDS encoding cytochrome ubiquinol oxidase subunit I, with translation MMDPDFVELSRWQFAITALYHFIFVPLTLGLTWILVIMESVYVMTGKPIYKDMTRFWGKLFGINFALGVTTGLTMEFEFGTNWAYYSHYVGDVFGAPLAIEGLMAFFLESTFVGMFFLGWDRLSKRQHLVVTFLTALGTNLSALWILIANGWMQNPVGAEFNIDTMRMEMTSFAEVFFNPVAQVKFIHTVSAGYVAASMFVAGISAYYLLKRRDLGFARRSMAVALGFGLASILSVTVLGDESGYEVGDVQKVKLAAIEAEWHTEEPPAAFTLFGWPNDETMETEHAVKIPWLMGIIATRSLDEEVPGIRDLIRLAEHRIRAGIIAYRAMTAIRNGTADEEDRALFDMYKKDLGYALLLKQFTPNVVDATDEEIAKAARGTIPDVTLLFWTFRMMVFSGFAMLFLFVTGFVLMARRRLERQRWLLRAFLYGIPLPWIAIETGWFVAEYGRQPWAIGEILPTFLATSSLTKEDLMISLGGFIAFYTVLAIIEFYLMFKFARLGPSSLHTGRYHFERGGTPDLANAPAAPVKD, from the coding sequence ATGATGGACCCGGATTTCGTCGAACTCTCACGCTGGCAGTTCGCCATCACCGCCCTGTACCACTTCATCTTCGTCCCGCTCACCCTGGGCTTGACCTGGATCCTGGTGATCATGGAGTCGGTCTACGTGATGACCGGCAAGCCAATCTACAAGGACATGACGCGCTTCTGGGGCAAGCTGTTCGGCATCAACTTCGCCCTCGGCGTGACCACCGGCCTGACCATGGAGTTCGAGTTCGGCACCAACTGGGCCTACTACTCGCACTACGTGGGCGACGTGTTCGGCGCGCCGCTGGCGATCGAGGGCCTGATGGCCTTCTTCCTCGAATCCACCTTCGTGGGCATGTTCTTCCTGGGCTGGGACCGCCTGAGCAAGCGCCAGCATCTGGTGGTGACCTTCCTCACCGCACTGGGCACCAACCTGTCGGCCCTGTGGATCCTGATCGCCAACGGCTGGATGCAGAACCCGGTTGGCGCCGAGTTCAACATCGACACCATGCGCATGGAGATGACCAGCTTCGCCGAGGTGTTCTTCAACCCGGTGGCGCAGGTCAAGTTCATCCATACCGTCTCGGCCGGCTATGTCGCGGCCTCCATGTTCGTGGCGGGCATCTCCGCCTACTACCTGCTCAAGCGGCGTGACCTGGGCTTCGCACGCCGTTCCATGGCAGTCGCCCTGGGCTTCGGCCTGGCCTCCATTCTCTCGGTGACCGTGCTCGGCGACGAGTCGGGCTACGAGGTCGGCGACGTACAGAAGGTGAAGCTGGCCGCCATCGAGGCCGAGTGGCACACCGAGGAACCTCCCGCTGCCTTCACCCTGTTCGGCTGGCCCAATGACGAGACCATGGAGACCGAGCACGCGGTCAAGATCCCCTGGCTGATGGGCATCATCGCCACCCGCTCGCTCGACGAGGAGGTGCCCGGCATCCGCGATCTCATCCGGCTGGCGGAGCACCGCATCCGCGCCGGCATCATCGCCTACCGCGCCATGACCGCGATCCGCAACGGTACCGCCGACGAGGAAGACCGCGCCCTGTTCGACATGTACAAGAAGGATCTCGGCTATGCCCTGCTGCTCAAGCAGTTCACGCCGAACGTCGTGGACGCCACCGACGAAGAGATCGCGAAAGCCGCGCGCGGCACCATCCCCGACGTGACCCTGCTGTTCTGGACCTTCCGCATGATGGTGTTCAGCGGCTTCGCCATGCTGTTCCTGTTCGTCACCGGCTTCGTGCTGATGGCTCGGCGTCGTCTGGAACGCCAACGCTGGCTGCTGCGCGCCTTCCTGTACGGTATTCCCCTGCCCTGGATCGCCATCGAGACCGGCTGGTTCGTCGCCGAGTACGGCCGCCAGCCCTGGGCCATCGGCGAGATCCTGCCCACCTTCCTGGCCACCTCCAGCCTCACCAAGGAGGACCTGATGATCAGCCTGGGCGGCTTCATCGCCTTCTACACGGTACTGGCGATCATCGAGTTCTACCTGATGTTCAAGTTCGCGAGGCTGGGACCCAGCTCGCTGCATACCGGCCGTTATCACTTCGAACGTGGCGGCACGCCCGACCTGGCCAACGCCCCCGCCGCCCCCGTGAAAGACTGA
- the soeA gene encoding sulfite dehydrogenase subunit SoeA, which produces MLDPTEYKESETGRIEVKNTTCYMCACRCGIRVTLRDGEVRHIEGNPEHPLNKGVICAKGASGIMKQYSPARLTRPLLRRKGAERGEADFEPISWDRAFEIMEERLSHLRETDPSKFAIFTGRDQMQALTGLFAKQFGTPNYAAHGGFCSVNMAAGMIYTIGGSFWEFGGPDLDRAKLFVMIGTAEDHHSNPLKIAISKFKRRGGRFISINPVRTGYSAIADEWVPIRPGADGALFLAIIHELIAQGLYDREFLINYTNAAELINLDEASDDYGMFIRSDRPVEDGCFDPQNKLWWDRITNRPVDVRSEGADPFLLGEYEIDGKPVKTAFQLLKERVDEYSPEWAEGITGIPADTIRRLAHEMGVTARDQKIELPIQWTDVWGKEHQSVKGGPVAFHAMRGLAAHSNGFQTIRAMSVLMTMLNTIDTPGGFRHKAPFPRPIPPCPKPPKSREDVQPNTPLNGMPLGWPADPNDLFVDEDGEPLRIDKAFSWECPLSVHGLMHNVITNAWRGDPYKIDTLLLFMANMAWNSSMNTANVREMLTDKDENGEYKIPFLIVCDAFHSETVAFADLVLPDTTYLERHDAMSMLDRPISEFDGPVDSVRIPVVPPKGECKPFQDVLVELGSRLKLPAFVNEDGSRKFRDYPDFIVNFETSPGSGIGFLAGWRGKGGEKFLKGEPNPRQWEMYAKNNCVFHYELPKSYQYMRNWNKGYLEWARAHGMTRYAEPINVHIYSEVLQKFRLAAQGRRPGRQPPERLRQRIITFMDPLPFYHETLEASLVDTQEFPLNAVTQRPMAMYHSWDSQNAWLRQIHTHNYLYVSPKLGEAQGFEDGDWVWVESPHGKVRCMVRFSESVEPGTVWTWNAIGKAAGAWGLSPKANESQKGFLLNHVISEELPPCESGEHISNSDPITGQAAWYDVRVKVYKASESEPKRTFPQFKPQRRVPGMDPKRGRWQAYFAGMFRKKTGIN; this is translated from the coding sequence ATGCTGGATCCGACAGAATACAAAGAGAGTGAGACTGGTCGCATCGAGGTCAAGAACACCACCTGCTACATGTGTGCCTGCCGTTGCGGCATCCGCGTCACCTTGCGTGACGGCGAAGTGCGCCATATCGAGGGCAACCCCGAGCATCCGCTCAACAAGGGGGTGATCTGCGCCAAGGGCGCCTCGGGCATCATGAAGCAGTACTCGCCGGCGCGCCTGACCCGGCCGTTGCTGCGGCGCAAGGGCGCCGAGCGGGGCGAGGCGGATTTCGAGCCCATCTCCTGGGACCGCGCCTTCGAGATCATGGAAGAGCGCCTGTCCCACCTGCGCGAGACCGACCCGAGCAAGTTTGCCATTTTTACCGGTCGTGACCAGATGCAGGCGTTGACCGGCCTGTTCGCCAAGCAGTTCGGTACGCCCAACTACGCGGCGCACGGTGGTTTCTGCTCGGTCAACATGGCCGCGGGCATGATCTATACCATCGGCGGCTCCTTCTGGGAGTTCGGCGGTCCGGACCTCGACCGCGCCAAGCTGTTCGTGATGATCGGTACCGCCGAGGACCATCACTCCAACCCGCTGAAGATCGCCATCTCCAAGTTCAAGCGGCGCGGCGGGCGCTTCATCTCCATCAACCCGGTGCGCACCGGCTACTCGGCGATCGCCGACGAGTGGGTGCCCATTCGCCCGGGGGCCGACGGCGCCCTGTTCCTGGCCATCATCCACGAGTTGATCGCCCAGGGCCTGTACGATCGCGAGTTCCTCATCAACTACACCAATGCCGCCGAGCTGATCAACCTGGACGAGGCCTCGGACGACTACGGCATGTTCATCCGCAGTGACCGCCCGGTGGAAGACGGGTGTTTCGATCCCCAGAACAAGCTGTGGTGGGACCGCATCACCAACCGCCCGGTGGACGTGCGCAGCGAGGGCGCCGACCCCTTCCTGCTCGGCGAGTACGAGATCGACGGCAAGCCGGTGAAGACCGCTTTCCAGCTGCTCAAGGAGCGGGTGGACGAGTACAGCCCCGAATGGGCCGAGGGCATCACCGGCATCCCGGCCGACACCATCCGCCGCCTGGCGCACGAGATGGGCGTGACCGCGCGTGACCAGAAGATCGAGCTGCCCATCCAGTGGACCGATGTCTGGGGCAAGGAACACCAGAGCGTGAAGGGCGGTCCGGTCGCCTTCCACGCCATGCGCGGCCTGGCAGCGCACTCCAACGGCTTCCAGACCATCCGCGCCATGAGCGTGCTGATGACCATGCTCAATACCATCGACACCCCGGGAGGTTTCCGCCACAAGGCGCCCTTCCCGCGGCCCATCCCGCCGTGCCCCAAGCCGCCGAAGAGCCGCGAGGACGTACAGCCCAACACCCCGCTCAACGGCATGCCGCTGGGTTGGCCGGCCGACCCCAACGACCTCTTCGTGGACGAGGACGGCGAGCCGCTGCGCATCGACAAGGCCTTCTCCTGGGAGTGCCCCCTGTCGGTGCACGGCCTGATGCACAACGTCATCACCAATGCCTGGCGCGGTGATCCCTACAAGATCGACACCCTGCTGCTGTTCATGGCCAACATGGCCTGGAATTCGTCGATGAACACTGCGAATGTGCGCGAGATGCTCACCGACAAGGACGAGAACGGCGAGTACAAGATCCCCTTCCTGATCGTGTGCGACGCCTTCCATTCCGAGACGGTGGCCTTCGCCGACCTGGTGCTGCCGGACACCACCTACCTGGAGCGGCACGACGCCATGTCCATGCTCGACCGGCCGATCTCCGAGTTCGACGGGCCGGTCGATTCGGTGCGTATCCCGGTGGTGCCGCCGAAGGGCGAGTGCAAGCCCTTCCAGGACGTGCTGGTGGAGCTGGGTTCGCGGCTCAAGCTGCCGGCGTTCGTCAACGAGGACGGCAGCCGCAAGTTCCGCGACTACCCGGACTTCATCGTCAACTTCGAGACCTCGCCCGGTTCCGGCATCGGCTTCCTTGCCGGCTGGCGCGGCAAGGGCGGCGAGAAGTTCCTCAAGGGTGAGCCCAACCCGCGTCAGTGGGAGATGTACGCCAAGAACAACTGCGTCTTCCACTACGAGCTGCCCAAGTCGTACCAGTACATGCGCAACTGGAACAAGGGTTACCTGGAGTGGGCACGGGCGCATGGCATGACCCGCTATGCCGAGCCGATCAACGTCCACATCTACTCCGAGGTGTTGCAGAAGTTCCGCCTGGCGGCACAGGGCAGGCGCCCGGGCAGGCAGCCGCCGGAGCGGCTGCGGCAGCGCATCATCACCTTCATGGACCCGCTGCCTTTCTATCATGAGACCCTGGAGGCCAGCCTGGTCGATACCCAGGAGTTCCCGCTCAATGCGGTGACTCAGCGCCCGATGGCCATGTATCACTCCTGGGACAGCCAGAATGCCTGGCTGCGGCAGATCCATACCCACAACTATCTGTATGTCAGCCCGAAGCTGGGTGAGGCCCAGGGCTTCGAGGACGGTGACTGGGTGTGGGTCGAGTCGCCCCACGGCAAGGTGCGCTGCATGGTGCGCTTCTCCGAGTCGGTCGAGCCGGGCACGGTCTGGACCTGGAATGCCATCGGCAAGGCCGCTGGTGCCTGGGGGCTCTCGCCGAAGGCCAACGAATCGCAGAAAGGCTTCCTGCTCAACCACGTGATCAGCGAGGAACTGCCGCCCTGCGAGTCCGGCGAGCATATCTCCAACTCCGACCCGATTACCGGCCAGGCCGCCTGGTACGACGTGCGGGTGAAGGTCTACAAGGCCTCCGAGTCCGAGCCCAAGCGTACCTTCCCGCAGTTCAAGCCGCAGCGCCGAGTGCCGGGCATGGATCCCAAGCGCGGCCGCTGGCAGGCCTATTTCGCGGGCATGTTCCGTAAGAAGACCGGCATCAACTGA
- a CDS encoding ATP-binding cassette domain-containing protein, with protein MALLSLRDIHLSFAHPPLLDGVSLSIEDGERICLIGRNGEGKSTLLRIIAGELAPDEGERVLRRGARVARLEQAVPEDLAGTVFEVVADGLGEIAALVKDYHAAGAALGETADERALARLAQAQQALEQAGGWQVQQRVETILSRMGLDGEVDFASLSGGMKRRVLLARALAGDPDLLLLDEPTNHLDIEAIAWLEEFLLGWRGALVFITHDRGFLRRLATRIVELDRGGLRDFPGDYDTYLRRREALDRAEARERARQERLLAQEEAWIRQGIKARRTRNEGRVRRLQALREEARARRARQGTARIALNSAERSGRLVCELEDVDYAWDGRPVIRGFSTTILRGDRVGIIGPNGCGKSTLLNLMLGRLQPDCGQIRLGTRLEVAYFDQLREQLDLDRTVQDNVAGGSDKVVVNGREQHVISYLADFLFPPARARQPVRALSGGERNRLLLARLFTRPFNLLVMDEPTNDLDLETLELLEERLLDFDGTLLLVSHDRDFLDNVVTSTLVFEGEGRIGEYVGGYSDWQQQRPAPSSTEGEKERAAPAREAKRERAERPRKRSYKEQRELDALPERIEQLEAELAEVQQQLSDPAVYEQQGADGLAGLGERLKALEEALEAAYARWEELE; from the coding sequence ATGGCCCTGCTGTCTTTGCGTGACATCCACCTGTCCTTTGCCCATCCTCCGCTGCTCGATGGTGTCTCGCTGTCGATCGAGGATGGCGAGCGCATCTGCCTGATCGGCCGCAACGGCGAGGGCAAATCGACCTTGCTGCGCATCATCGCCGGCGAGCTGGCACCCGACGAGGGCGAGCGCGTCCTGCGCCGGGGAGCGCGAGTGGCGCGGCTCGAGCAGGCCGTGCCCGAAGACCTGGCGGGCACGGTGTTCGAGGTGGTGGCCGATGGCCTGGGTGAGATCGCCGCCCTGGTCAAGGACTACCATGCGGCGGGTGCGGCCCTGGGCGAGACGGCCGATGAGCGCGCGCTGGCGCGCCTGGCGCAGGCCCAGCAGGCACTGGAGCAGGCCGGGGGCTGGCAGGTGCAGCAGCGGGTCGAGACGATCCTCTCGCGCATGGGCCTGGATGGCGAGGTGGATTTCGCCTCCCTTTCTGGCGGCATGAAGCGGCGCGTGTTGCTGGCGCGTGCGCTGGCGGGTGATCCCGATCTGCTGCTGCTCGACGAGCCGACCAACCACCTCGACATCGAGGCCATCGCCTGGCTGGAGGAATTCCTGCTTGGCTGGCGTGGCGCCCTGGTCTTCATCACCCATGACCGGGGTTTCCTGCGGCGCCTGGCTACACGCATCGTGGAACTGGACCGGGGCGGCCTGCGCGACTTTCCCGGCGACTACGACACCTACCTGCGGCGTCGCGAGGCACTGGACCGTGCCGAGGCAAGGGAACGCGCGCGCCAGGAACGCCTGCTGGCGCAGGAGGAAGCCTGGATTCGTCAGGGCATCAAGGCGCGCCGTACCCGCAACGAGGGCCGGGTGCGGCGCCTGCAGGCCTTGCGCGAGGAGGCGAGGGCGCGGCGTGCGCGCCAGGGCACGGCGCGGATCGCGCTCAACAGCGCCGAGCGTTCCGGACGCCTGGTGTGCGAGCTGGAAGACGTGGACTATGCCTGGGATGGTCGGCCAGTGATCCGCGGCTTCAGCACGACCATCCTGCGCGGCGACCGGGTGGGCATCATCGGTCCCAACGGTTGCGGCAAGAGCACCCTGCTCAACCTGATGTTGGGTCGCCTGCAACCCGACTGCGGGCAGATACGCCTGGGTACCCGCCTGGAGGTCGCCTATTTCGACCAGTTGCGTGAGCAGCTCGACCTGGACCGTACGGTCCAGGACAACGTCGCCGGTGGCAGCGACAAGGTGGTGGTCAACGGGCGCGAGCAGCACGTGATCTCCTACCTCGCCGATTTCCTGTTCCCGCCAGCGCGGGCGCGCCAGCCGGTGCGCGCCCTCTCGGGTGGCGAGCGCAATCGCCTGTTGCTGGCGCGCCTGTTCACCCGTCCCTTCAATCTGCTGGTGATGGACGAGCCGACCAACGATCTCGACCTGGAGACCCTGGAGCTGCTCGAGGAACGTCTGCTGGACTTCGACGGCACCCTGCTGCTGGTGAGCCACGACCGGGACTTTCTCGACAACGTGGTGACCAGCACCCTGGTGTTCGAGGGCGAGGGGCGGATCGGCGAATACGTGGGGGGCTACAGCGACTGGCAGCAGCAGCGACCCGCGCCGTCGTCAACGGAGGGAGAAAAGGAGCGGGCTGCGCCTGCCCGGGAGGCGAAACGTGAGCGTGCCGAGCGTCCGCGCAAGCGCAGCTACAAGGAGCAGCGCGAACTCGATGCCCTGCCGGAGCGCATCGAGCAGCTCGAGGCCGAGCTGGCCGAGGTGCAGCAACAGCTGTCCGACCCGGCGGTTTACGAGCAGCAGGGTGCCGACGGACTCGCCGGGCTGGGTGAGCGCCTGAAGGCGCTGGAAGAGGCCCTCGAGGCGGCCTATGCCCGCTGGGAAGAACTCGAATAA
- a CDS encoding ABC transporter transmembrane domain-containing protein, producing MGGHFLDVLRHLPLLKAFNASRREARRIAQTAEAFRRHTMQVLRLAFLSSAVLEFLAAISIALIAVLVGFRLLDGEMAFFHGLFVLLLAPEFYLPLRRFGAQNHARMEAVAAAGQILEVLANVGLLALSGWFLSAMAAAGLAGASVNYFTPAAIIRGLAMLRTAGRYGERLVTHEATFRLIARLRTWLYQRLEPLAPAALEDQRSGELLNRLQKDIDRLDAVWLRIAMPMLIAAVAIVLFTGFAAHTSGLLALVLLALLLTGGLLLPLWVARHSHRQGPALVTRTGRLRARVLDGIEGLGELLVFGADARQAETIAQADRALRCARPRTGWRPRVCSPTPWPSANRRSANPRGHARCRPPARSASRECACATAPISRPPWTGSTWSCRPGALPWYAARAEPARVR from the coding sequence ATGGGCGGGCACTTTCTCGACGTGCTGCGCCACCTGCCCCTGCTCAAGGCATTCAACGCCAGCCGGCGCGAGGCCCGGCGCATCGCGCAGACTGCCGAGGCCTTCCGCCGCCACACCATGCAGGTGCTGCGCCTGGCCTTCCTGAGTTCGGCGGTGCTGGAATTCCTGGCCGCGATCAGCATCGCCCTGATCGCCGTGCTGGTCGGCTTCCGTCTGCTCGACGGTGAGATGGCCTTCTTCCACGGCCTGTTCGTGCTGCTGCTGGCCCCCGAGTTCTACCTGCCGCTGCGCCGCTTCGGTGCCCAGAACCACGCGCGCATGGAAGCGGTCGCCGCCGCCGGCCAGATCCTCGAGGTGCTGGCCAATGTCGGCCTGCTGGCACTCTCCGGCTGGTTCCTCAGCGCCATGGCGGCGGCCGGGCTGGCCGGTGCCAGCGTCAATTACTTCACCCCGGCGGCCATCATCCGCGGCCTGGCCATGCTGCGCACCGCTGGGCGCTATGGCGAGCGTCTGGTCACCCACGAGGCCACCTTCCGTCTGATTGCCCGCCTGCGCACCTGGCTCTATCAGCGCCTCGAACCCCTGGCCCCAGCGGCACTCGAGGACCAGCGCAGCGGCGAGCTGCTCAACCGTCTGCAGAAGGATATCGACCGCCTCGATGCGGTGTGGCTGCGCATCGCCATGCCGATGCTGATCGCCGCGGTCGCCATCGTCCTGTTCACCGGGTTCGCCGCGCACACCAGCGGCCTGCTGGCCCTGGTGCTGCTGGCTCTGCTGCTCACCGGCGGCCTGCTGCTGCCATTGTGGGTGGCACGGCACAGCCATCGCCAGGGCCCGGCGCTGGTGACCCGGACCGGGCGATTGCGCGCCCGGGTCCTCGACGGCATCGAAGGCCTGGGCGAGCTGCTGGTGTTCGGCGCCGATGCGCGCCAGGCCGAGACCATCGCGCAGGCCGACCGGGCGCTGCGCTGCGCGAGACCCAGGACCGGCTGGAGGCCCCGCGTCTGCTCGCCGACGCCCTGGCCGAGCGCGAACCGCCGATCCGCGAACCCGCGCGGCCACGCCCGCTGCCGCCCCCCGGCGAGATCCGCTTCGAGGGAGTGTGCCTGCGCTACGGCCCCGATCAGCCGCCCGCCCTGGACGGGATCGACCTGGTCCTGCCGCCCGGGAGCCTTACCCTGGTACGCGGCGAGAGCGGAGCCGGCAAGAGTTCGCTGA